In the Malus domestica chromosome 16, GDT2T_hap1 genome, one interval contains:
- the LOC103403572 gene encoding uncharacterized protein isoform X1: MRVAVIGAGISGLVSAYVLAKEGVEVVVYEKDDYLGGHARTVTFDGVDLDLGFMVFNRVTYPNMMEFFESLGVDMETSDMSFSASLDNGRGCEWGSRNGLSSLFAQKTNLINPYFWQMLREITKFKHDAINYLEELENNQDIDRSETLGQFIKSRGYSELFQKAYFVPVCGSIWSCPSEGVMSFSAFSVLSFCRNHHLLQLFGRPQWLTVRWRSHCYVKKVREVLESKGCHIRTSSEVHRVSTSDEGCTVISGDGLEEVFNGCIIAVHAPDAVRILGDQATSDELRVLGAFQYVYSDIFLHRDKNLMPRNPAAWSAWNFLGSNGNKVCLTYWLNVLQNIDETGLPFLVTLNPEHTPKHTLLKWSTSHPVPSVAASKASLELPRIQGKRGIWFCGAYLGYGFHEDGLKAGMDAAHGLLGKGCALLDNPKHMVPSLTETGARLFVTRFLTHFISTGCLIFLEEGGTIFTFEGTRKGCSLKCVIKVHNPQFYWKVMTQADLGLADAYINGDFSFVDKDKGLLNLIMILIANRDANSSDSKLTKKRGWWTPLLFTASIASAKYFFQHVSRQNTLTQARRNISRHYDLSNELFSQFLDETMTYSSAVFKTEDEDLKVAQLRKISILIEKARIEKNHEVLEIGCGWGSLAIKVVKQTGCKYTGITLSEEQLKYAQEKVKEAGLQDRIKFLLCDYRQLASYKYDRIISCEMLESVGHEFMDEFFSCCESVLAENGLLVLQFISIPDQRYDEYRRSSDFIKEYIFPGGCLPSLSRVTSAMAASSRLCVEHLENIGIHYFQTLRYWRKNFLDRQGEILALGFDEKFIRTWEYYFDYCAAGFRTYTLGNYQIVFSRPGNVPAFSNPYKGRLVS, translated from the exons ATGAGAGTGGCAGTGATTGGTGCTGGGATTAGTGGGTTGGTGTCTGCCTATGTTCTTGCAAAGGAAGGGGTGGAAGTGGTGGTGTATGAGAAGGATGACTACTTGGGCGGCCATGCCAGGACTGTCACATTTGATGGTGTTGATTTGGACCTCGGTTTCATGGTCTTCAATCGT GTAACTTATCCAAATATGATGGAGTTCTTTGAGAGCCTTGGGGTTGATATGGAGACATCTGACATGTCCTTCTCAGCGAGCTTAGACAATGGACGGGGGTGTGAATGGGGCAGCAGAAATGGTTTGTCGAGCTTGTTTGCACAAAAGACCAACTTGATCAATCCATACTTCTGGCAAATGCTTCGAGAaataacaaagtttaaacatgATGCAATCAA TTATCTTGAGGAGCTTGAGAACAACCAGGACATTGATCGCAGTGAAACCTTGGGGCAGTTTATCAAGTCACGCGGCTACTCTGAATTATTTCAGAAGGCTTATTTT GTTCCAGTATGTGGGTCAATCTGGTCTTGTCCTTCAGAAGGAGTTATGAGCTTCTCAGCCTTCTCTGTTCTTTCATTTTGTCGCAATCATCATCTACTTCAG CTATTTGGGCGTCCACAGTGGCTTACTGTCAGATGGCGTTCACAttgttatgtgaagaag GTCAGAGAAGTTCTGGAGAGTAAAGGCTGTCACATAAGAACTAGCTCTGAAGTACATAGGGTTTCCACATCTGATGAGG GTTGCACTGTAATCTCTGGTGATGGTTTGGAGGAAGTATTCAATGGATGCATAATTGCTGTCCACGCTCCTGATGCCGTGAGAATTCTAGGTGACCAGGCCACATCGGATGAGTTGAGAGTTCTTGGTGCTTTCCAATATGTGTACAG TGACATTTTTCTGCATCGTGACAAAAATTTAATGCCCCGCAACCCAGCAGCATGGAGTGCGTGGAATTTTCTCGGAAGTAATGGCAACAAAGTTTGTTTGACATACTGGCTCAATGTGCTCCAG AACATTGATGAAACCGGTCTTCCATTTCTTGTGACCCTGAATCCAGAACACACACCAAAACATACCTTGCTTAAGTGGTCGACAAGCCATCCAGTCCCATCTGTTGCTGCATCGAAGGCTTCGCTTGAGCTTCCTCGTATTCAAGGAAAAAGAGGAATTTGGTTTTGTGGAGCATATCTGG gGTATGGCTTCCATGAGGATGGACTAAAG GCTGGAATGGATGCAGCACATGGTTTGCTTGGAAAAGGTTGTGCCCTCTTGGACAACCCAAAACACATGGTTCCGTCTCTGACAGAAACAGGGGCACGCCTTTTTGTTACTAGATTTCTTACACATTTTATCTCTACCGGATGTTTGAT TTTCTTGGAGGAAGGAGGAACAATTTTCACCTTTGAGGGAACCAGAAAAGGGTGTTCTCTGAAATGTGTTATTAAAGTTCATAATCCTCAGTTTTACTGGAAG GTAATGACACAGGCTGATTTAGGCCTAGCAGATGCATATATCAATGGGGATTTTTCATTCGTTGACAAAGACAAAGGTCTTTTAAATCTTATAATG ATTCTCATCGCCAACAGAGACGCAAATTCTTCCGACTCAAAACTGACCAAGAAAAG GGGATGGTGGACGCCATTGTTATTCACAGCTAGTATAGCATCAGCAAAATATTTTTTCCAGCATGTTTCGAGGCAAAATACTCTCACTCAGGCTCGCAGGAACATCTCTCGTCATTATGACCTG AGTAATGAACTATTCTCGCAGTTCTTGGACGAGACAATGACGTATTCCAGTGCTGTATTTAAG ACAGAAGATGAAGATTTAAAGGTTGCTCAGCTGAGGAAAATCTCCATTCTGATTGAAAAG GCTAGAATTGAAAAGAACCATGAAGTTCTAGAGATTGGATGCGGTTGGGGAAGCTTAGCTATTAAAGTCGTCAAACAAACAGGTTGCAAATACACCGGCATCACTCTGTCCGAGGAACAACTGAAATATGCACAAGAGAAAGTGAAAGAGGCTGGCCTTCAG GACCGCATCAAATTTCTTCTGTGCGATTACCGCCAGCTTGCTAGCTACAAATATGACAGAATTATATCTTG CGAGATGCTAGAAAGCGTGGGGCATGAATTTATGGACGAATTCTTTTCGTGCTGTGAATCTGTGCTAGCAGAAAATGGCCTTCTTGTTCTACAG TTCATATCAATACCAGATCAGCGCTACGATGAGTACAGGCGAAGTTCAGACTTcataaaggaatatatttttcCGGGTGGATGTCTACCTTCGTTAAGTAGGGTAACATCGGCAATGGCTGCTTCTTCCAGACTCTG TGTGGAGCACCTGGAAAACATTGGAATCCATTACTTCCAAACACTCAGATATTGGAGAAAAAATTTCTTGGACAGACAAGG TGAAATACTCGCTCTTGGATTTGATGAAAAGTTCATCCGGACATGGGAGTATTATTTTGATTATTGCGCGGCCGGTTTTAGGACGTATACTCTTGGAAATTACCAG ATCGTGTTTTCACGCCCCGGCAATGTTCCGGCATTCAGCAATCCGTACAAAG GCCGCCTTGTTTCTTAA
- the LOC103403572 gene encoding uncharacterized protein isoform X3: MCTAWSAWNFLGSNGNKVCLTYWLNVLQNIDETGLPFLVTLNPEHTPKHTLLKWSTSHPVPSVAASKASLELPRIQGKRGIWFCGAYLGYGFHEDGLKAGMDAAHGLLGKGCALLDNPKHMVPSLTETGARLFVTRFLTHFISTGCLIFLEEGGTIFTFEGTRKGCSLKCVIKVHNPQFYWKVMTQADLGLADAYINGDFSFVDKDKGLLNLIMILIANRDANSSDSKLTKKRGWWTPLLFTASIASAKYFFQHVSRQNTLTQARRNISRHYDLSNELFSQFLDETMTYSSAVFKTEDEDLKVAQLRKISILIEKARIEKNHEVLEIGCGWGSLAIKVVKQTGCKYTGITLSEEQLKYAQEKVKEAGLQDRIKFLLCDYRQLASYKYDRIISCEMLESVGHEFMDEFFSCCESVLAENGLLVLQFISIPDQRYDEYRRSSDFIKEYIFPGGCLPSLSRVTSAMAASSRLCVEHLENIGIHYFQTLRYWRKNFLDRQGEILALGFDEKFIRTWEYYFDYCAAGFRTYTLGNYQIVFSRPGNVPAFSNPYKGRLVS; encoded by the exons ATGTGTACAG CATGGAGTGCGTGGAATTTTCTCGGAAGTAATGGCAACAAAGTTTGTTTGACATACTGGCTCAATGTGCTCCAG AACATTGATGAAACCGGTCTTCCATTTCTTGTGACCCTGAATCCAGAACACACACCAAAACATACCTTGCTTAAGTGGTCGACAAGCCATCCAGTCCCATCTGTTGCTGCATCGAAGGCTTCGCTTGAGCTTCCTCGTATTCAAGGAAAAAGAGGAATTTGGTTTTGTGGAGCATATCTGG gGTATGGCTTCCATGAGGATGGACTAAAG GCTGGAATGGATGCAGCACATGGTTTGCTTGGAAAAGGTTGTGCCCTCTTGGACAACCCAAAACACATGGTTCCGTCTCTGACAGAAACAGGGGCACGCCTTTTTGTTACTAGATTTCTTACACATTTTATCTCTACCGGATGTTTGAT TTTCTTGGAGGAAGGAGGAACAATTTTCACCTTTGAGGGAACCAGAAAAGGGTGTTCTCTGAAATGTGTTATTAAAGTTCATAATCCTCAGTTTTACTGGAAG GTAATGACACAGGCTGATTTAGGCCTAGCAGATGCATATATCAATGGGGATTTTTCATTCGTTGACAAAGACAAAGGTCTTTTAAATCTTATAATG ATTCTCATCGCCAACAGAGACGCAAATTCTTCCGACTCAAAACTGACCAAGAAAAG GGGATGGTGGACGCCATTGTTATTCACAGCTAGTATAGCATCAGCAAAATATTTTTTCCAGCATGTTTCGAGGCAAAATACTCTCACTCAGGCTCGCAGGAACATCTCTCGTCATTATGACCTG AGTAATGAACTATTCTCGCAGTTCTTGGACGAGACAATGACGTATTCCAGTGCTGTATTTAAG ACAGAAGATGAAGATTTAAAGGTTGCTCAGCTGAGGAAAATCTCCATTCTGATTGAAAAG GCTAGAATTGAAAAGAACCATGAAGTTCTAGAGATTGGATGCGGTTGGGGAAGCTTAGCTATTAAAGTCGTCAAACAAACAGGTTGCAAATACACCGGCATCACTCTGTCCGAGGAACAACTGAAATATGCACAAGAGAAAGTGAAAGAGGCTGGCCTTCAG GACCGCATCAAATTTCTTCTGTGCGATTACCGCCAGCTTGCTAGCTACAAATATGACAGAATTATATCTTG CGAGATGCTAGAAAGCGTGGGGCATGAATTTATGGACGAATTCTTTTCGTGCTGTGAATCTGTGCTAGCAGAAAATGGCCTTCTTGTTCTACAG TTCATATCAATACCAGATCAGCGCTACGATGAGTACAGGCGAAGTTCAGACTTcataaaggaatatatttttcCGGGTGGATGTCTACCTTCGTTAAGTAGGGTAACATCGGCAATGGCTGCTTCTTCCAGACTCTG TGTGGAGCACCTGGAAAACATTGGAATCCATTACTTCCAAACACTCAGATATTGGAGAAAAAATTTCTTGGACAGACAAGG TGAAATACTCGCTCTTGGATTTGATGAAAAGTTCATCCGGACATGGGAGTATTATTTTGATTATTGCGCGGCCGGTTTTAGGACGTATACTCTTGGAAATTACCAG ATCGTGTTTTCACGCCCCGGCAATGTTCCGGCATTCAGCAATCCGTACAAAG GCCGCCTTGTTTCTTAA
- the LOC103403572 gene encoding uncharacterized protein isoform X2 — translation MPRNPAAWSAWNFLGSNGNKVCLTYWLNVLQNIDETGLPFLVTLNPEHTPKHTLLKWSTSHPVPSVAASKASLELPRIQGKRGIWFCGAYLGYGFHEDGLKAGMDAAHGLLGKGCALLDNPKHMVPSLTETGARLFVTRFLTHFISTGCLIFLEEGGTIFTFEGTRKGCSLKCVIKVHNPQFYWKVMTQADLGLADAYINGDFSFVDKDKGLLNLIMILIANRDANSSDSKLTKKRGWWTPLLFTASIASAKYFFQHVSRQNTLTQARRNISRHYDLSNELFSQFLDETMTYSSAVFKTEDEDLKVAQLRKISILIEKARIEKNHEVLEIGCGWGSLAIKVVKQTGCKYTGITLSEEQLKYAQEKVKEAGLQDRIKFLLCDYRQLASYKYDRIISCEMLESVGHEFMDEFFSCCESVLAENGLLVLQFISIPDQRYDEYRRSSDFIKEYIFPGGCLPSLSRVTSAMAASSRLCVEHLENIGIHYFQTLRYWRKNFLDRQGEILALGFDEKFIRTWEYYFDYCAAGFRTYTLGNYQIVFSRPGNVPAFSNPYKGRLVS, via the exons ATGCCCCGCAACCCAGCAGCATGGAGTGCGTGGAATTTTCTCGGAAGTAATGGCAACAAAGTTTGTTTGACATACTGGCTCAATGTGCTCCAG AACATTGATGAAACCGGTCTTCCATTTCTTGTGACCCTGAATCCAGAACACACACCAAAACATACCTTGCTTAAGTGGTCGACAAGCCATCCAGTCCCATCTGTTGCTGCATCGAAGGCTTCGCTTGAGCTTCCTCGTATTCAAGGAAAAAGAGGAATTTGGTTTTGTGGAGCATATCTGG gGTATGGCTTCCATGAGGATGGACTAAAG GCTGGAATGGATGCAGCACATGGTTTGCTTGGAAAAGGTTGTGCCCTCTTGGACAACCCAAAACACATGGTTCCGTCTCTGACAGAAACAGGGGCACGCCTTTTTGTTACTAGATTTCTTACACATTTTATCTCTACCGGATGTTTGAT TTTCTTGGAGGAAGGAGGAACAATTTTCACCTTTGAGGGAACCAGAAAAGGGTGTTCTCTGAAATGTGTTATTAAAGTTCATAATCCTCAGTTTTACTGGAAG GTAATGACACAGGCTGATTTAGGCCTAGCAGATGCATATATCAATGGGGATTTTTCATTCGTTGACAAAGACAAAGGTCTTTTAAATCTTATAATG ATTCTCATCGCCAACAGAGACGCAAATTCTTCCGACTCAAAACTGACCAAGAAAAG GGGATGGTGGACGCCATTGTTATTCACAGCTAGTATAGCATCAGCAAAATATTTTTTCCAGCATGTTTCGAGGCAAAATACTCTCACTCAGGCTCGCAGGAACATCTCTCGTCATTATGACCTG AGTAATGAACTATTCTCGCAGTTCTTGGACGAGACAATGACGTATTCCAGTGCTGTATTTAAG ACAGAAGATGAAGATTTAAAGGTTGCTCAGCTGAGGAAAATCTCCATTCTGATTGAAAAG GCTAGAATTGAAAAGAACCATGAAGTTCTAGAGATTGGATGCGGTTGGGGAAGCTTAGCTATTAAAGTCGTCAAACAAACAGGTTGCAAATACACCGGCATCACTCTGTCCGAGGAACAACTGAAATATGCACAAGAGAAAGTGAAAGAGGCTGGCCTTCAG GACCGCATCAAATTTCTTCTGTGCGATTACCGCCAGCTTGCTAGCTACAAATATGACAGAATTATATCTTG CGAGATGCTAGAAAGCGTGGGGCATGAATTTATGGACGAATTCTTTTCGTGCTGTGAATCTGTGCTAGCAGAAAATGGCCTTCTTGTTCTACAG TTCATATCAATACCAGATCAGCGCTACGATGAGTACAGGCGAAGTTCAGACTTcataaaggaatatatttttcCGGGTGGATGTCTACCTTCGTTAAGTAGGGTAACATCGGCAATGGCTGCTTCTTCCAGACTCTG TGTGGAGCACCTGGAAAACATTGGAATCCATTACTTCCAAACACTCAGATATTGGAGAAAAAATTTCTTGGACAGACAAGG TGAAATACTCGCTCTTGGATTTGATGAAAAGTTCATCCGGACATGGGAGTATTATTTTGATTATTGCGCGGCCGGTTTTAGGACGTATACTCTTGGAAATTACCAG ATCGTGTTTTCACGCCCCGGCAATGTTCCGGCATTCAGCAATCCGTACAAAG GCCGCCTTGTTTCTTAA